TCGATGGTCGAGGGCCGCATCTCCGCCGGTGTCGTCGTCGGCGAGGGCTCGGACGTCGGTGGCGGCGCGTCGATCATGGGCACGCTGTCCGGTGGCGGCAAGGAGGTCATCTCCGTGGGCGAGCGCTGCCTGATCGGCGCCAACGCGGGCATCGGCATCTCCTTGGGCGACGACTGCGTGGTCGAGGCCGGCTGCTACGTCACCGCCGGCACCAAGGTGACCGTCAGCGACATGGACGGCAAGCCGCAGGTCGTGAAGGCGGCCACCCTCTCGGGCGTCGACAACATCCTGTTCCGCCGCAACTCGGTCAGCGGCGCCATCGAGGCCGTGCCGTGGAAGGGCGAGGGCATCGCCCTCAACGCGGCGCTGCACGCCAACTAGCCGTGCCCTCCCTGCGCACGGCGGCCGTCGGCACCGTGGTGGCCCTCGGCGCCGTCGCCGCTGCCGTGGTGCTCGTCGACCGCAGCGGCGTGGACACGCCCTTCGACTCCAGCGGGTGCACCGCCGAGGTGGACGGCCACACCGTGGAGGTCGACCTCGAGCAGGCCGAGAACGCCGCCCTCATCACGGCGATCTCGGTCCAGCGCGGCATGCCCGCCCGGGCCGCGAGCATCGCGCTGGCGACGGCCTACCAGGAGTCGAAGCTCTACAACATCGACTACGGCGACCGCGACTCCGTCGGCTTGTTCCAGCAGCGTCCGTCGCAGGGCTGGGGCAGCGTGGCGCAGCTGACCGACCCGGTCTACGCCACCAACGCCTTCTACGACGCGCTCGCGCAGGTCGAGGGCTACGAGGGCATGCAGATCACGGCCGCCGCCCAGGAGGTGCAGCGCTCGGCCTACCCCGACGCGTACGCCGACCACGAGCAGGACGGCCGCGCCCTCGCCTCGGCCCTCACCGGCAACTCGCCGCGGGCGATGTGGTGCGACGTGCCGGGCGACGCCGAGGAGGCCACCGACGAGCTCGACGAGACGGGGCTGGTGCCCCGCGCGGCCGCCGTACGCCGCGACCTGGAGGCGCGCTTCGGCACCCTGTCGCTCGGCGGCTTCGAGCCCGGCGGGGTGTCGAGCGGGCACATGGAGGGCTCCGCGCACTACGAAGGGCGCGCCGTCGACGTCTTCCACCGCCCGGTGACCGCGGAGAACCGCAAGCGGGGCTGGGCGATGGCGACCTACCTCGTGGCCAACGCCCACCGGCTCGACGTGCGCACCATCATCTTCGACGACCGGATCTGGCAGGCGAACCGCTCGGACGACGGCTGGCGCGACTACCGGGTCCCGTCGTCATCGGGCGGCGACCGGGCGATCCTCGAGCACCGCGACCACGTCCACGTCGACGTCTTCGACTGAGGGCTCGGCGCTCCGACCTCAGGCCGTGAGCCGGGCGGCCGCGGCCGCCACGCGCTCGTCGGTGGCGGTGAAGGCGACGCGGACGTGCCGGCGACCGGCCGCTCCGTAGAACTCCCCGGGCGCGACCAGGACGCCCTTCCCGGCCAGGTCGGCGACCGTGCTCCAGCAGTCCTCGTCGCGGGTCGCCCACAGGTAGAGCGACGCCTCGGAGTGGTCGATGCGCAAGCCCGCGGACCGCAGCGCGTCCTTGAGCACCAGGCGCCGGGCGGCGTAGCGGGCGTGCTGCTCCGCCACGTGCTCGTCGTCGTCGAGCGCCGCGGCCATCGCCCGCTGCTGCGGGCCGGGCATCTGCAGGCCGAGGTTCTTGCGGACCGCGAGCAGCTCGCCCACCAGGGCCGGGTCGCCGGCGACGAAGGCGCAGCGGTAGCCGGCGAGGTTGGACCGCTTCGACAGCGAGTGGACGGCGAGGATCCCGTCGAGCGAGCCGCCGTTGACCTGCGGGTCGAGGAGCGACAGCGGCTGGTCGCCCTCCCACGCGCACTCGATGTAGCACTCGTCGGAGACCAGCACGGTGCCGCGCTCGCGGCACCACTCCACGACCTTGCGCAGGTGCTCGAGCGGCAGGACGCGGCCGGACGGGTTGGCCGGGCTGTTGATCCACAGCAGCCGCGGCGTGCGCGGCCCGAACGCGGTCAGCGAGTCGGTGGCGAGGCTGTCGGCACCGGCCAGCGCCGCGCCCACTTCGTACGTCGGGTAGGCCAGCGCGGGGTAGCCGACGAGGTCGCCGGCGCCGATGCCGAGCTGGACCGCCATCGAGGCGATGAGCTC
This genomic stretch from Nocardioides renjunii harbors:
- the dapC gene encoding succinyldiaminopimelate transaminase produces the protein MIPSQARGPVSGRLPDFPWDKLTAHASTARAHPDGVCDLSVGTPVDPTPEVVQAALRAAADSPGYPTTIGLEATRRAAVDWLSRRHGVTGLGLDGVLPVTGSKELIASMAVQLGIGAGDLVGYPALAYPTYEVGAALAGADSLATDSLTAFGPRTPRLLWINSPANPSGRVLPLEHLRKVVEWCRERGTVLVSDECYIECAWEGDQPLSLLDPQVNGGSLDGILAVHSLSKRSNLAGYRCAFVAGDPALVGELLAVRKNLGLQMPGPQQRAMAAALDDDEHVAEQHARYAARRLVLKDALRSAGLRIDHSEASLYLWATRDEDCWSTVADLAGKGVLVAPGEFYGAAGRRHVRVAFTATDERVAAAAARLTA